A window from Carassius auratus strain Wakin unplaced genomic scaffold, ASM336829v1 scaf_tig00004282, whole genome shotgun sequence encodes these proteins:
- the LOC113070453 gene encoding erlin-2 codes for MTLGAVASVILAIGGAAVFSALHKIEEGHVGVYYRGGALLTITSGPGFHLMLPFITSFKSVQTTLQTDEVKNVPCGTSGGVMIYFDCIEVVNYLVPSAVYGIVRNFTADYDKALIFNKVHHELNQFCSVHTLQEVYIGLFDQIDENLKLTLQQDLTSMAPGLIIQAVRVTKPNIPESIRRNYELMESERTKLLIAAQTQKVVEKEAETERKKAVIEAEKVAQVAEIKFGQKVMEKETEKKISEIEDSAFLARQKAKADAEFYTAQRAAEANKLKLTPEYLQLMKFKAIAANSKMYFGSEIPHMFMDVGLGSSSSAASKAIDALSEGILDLE; via the exons ATGACATTGGGAGCTGTTGCCTCTGTGATCCTCGCCATAGGAGGAGCCGCGGTGTTTTCTGCTCTTCATAAGATTGAAGAAGGACATGTGGGTGTTTACTACAG AGGTGGAGCTCTGCTGACCATCACCAGTGGTCCTGGCTTTCATCTGATGCTGCCGTTCATTACTTCATTCAAGTCCGTACAG ACAACCCTACAAACAGATGAAGTAAAGAATGTTCCATGCGGCACAAG TGGAGGTGTGATGATCTACTTTGATTGCATTGAGGTGGTAAACTATCTTGTTCCCTCAGCAG TTTATGGCATTGTGAGAAACTTCACTGCCGACTACGACAAGGCTCTGATTTTCAACAAGGTACACCATGAGCTGAATCAgttctgtagtgtgcacacactTCAGGAGGTCTACATAGGTCTATTTG ATCAAATAGACGAGAATCTTAAGCTCACGCTGCAGCAGGATCTCACCAGCATGGCCCCCGGACTCATCATTCAG GCGGTCCGTGTCACCAAGCCAAACATTCCAGAAAGCATTCGCAGGAACTATGAACTAAT GGAGAGTGAGAGAACGAAGTTACTGATTGCAGCTCAGACTCAGAAGGTTGTAGAGAAAGAAGCAGAGACCGAGAGGAAAAAGGCTGTTATTG aGGCAGAGAAGGTGGCTCaggtagctgaaataaaatttggACAGAAAGTTATGGaaaaagaaacagagaaaaagaTCTCAGAAATTGAAG ACAGCGCTTTCCTTGCTAGGCAGAAAGCAAAAGCAGATGCAGAGTTTTACACCGCACAGAGAGCAGCAGAGGCCAACAAG CTGAAGCTGACCCCTGAATATCTCCAGCTGATGAAATTTAAGGCAATAGCAGCTAATAGTAAGATGTACTTTGGAAGTGAGATCCCCCATATGTTCATGGACGTGGGACTGGGAAGCTCCTCCTCAGCTGCCTCCAAAGCTATAGACGCCCTCTCAGAGGGCATACTGGACCTGGAATGA